Proteins co-encoded in one Deinococcus aestuarii genomic window:
- a CDS encoding nucleotide pyrophosphohydrolase — MDVEALQQDLRRFSARRGWGRHHNPKSLVMALTVEVAELVEHFQWLTEDESFRPADPEGVQEEVADVLIYLIQIADQLNIDIAEAVNRKMQRNADKYPEPVTVLRTDGGLHSLTEVCQRGPDGA, encoded by the coding sequence ATGGACGTAGAGGCACTGCAACAGGACCTTCGCCGGTTCTCGGCGCGCCGCGGCTGGGGGCGTCACCACAACCCCAAGAGCCTGGTGATGGCCCTGACCGTGGAGGTCGCCGAGCTGGTAGAGCATTTTCAGTGGCTCACGGAAGACGAGTCGTTTCGCCCTGCCGATCCGGAAGGCGTGCAGGAGGAGGTGGCCGACGTTCTGATCTACCTGATCCAGATCGCCGACCAGCTCAACATCGACATCGCCGAGGCCGTGAACCGGAAGATGCAGCGGAACGCCGACAAGTACCCTGAACCGGTGACCGTGCTGCGGACCGACGGTGGTCTTCACTCCCTGACTGAAGTGTGTCAGCGCGGCCCGGATGGGGCGTGA
- a CDS encoding antitoxin Xre/MbcA/ParS toxin-binding domain-containing protein — MTSSASTARRRPASSPHVGAGGRDEVFKYVTGVDAPEVIAIIIGGDGRLIPAGVSVGRVADRLAEVFGVRKAEAARLLGVSESTVSRRTKPSPDVLDRTLAASEVFANVAAVLGPDGARTWFRTPSPAFDDHTPLDLLRTRTGERQVENVVESLLNGAFL, encoded by the coding sequence ATGACCAGTTCAGCATCTACGGCACGCCGTCGCCCCGCCTCCAGCCCACATGTGGGCGCCGGGGGACGCGATGAGGTGTTCAAGTACGTCACCGGGGTCGACGCCCCCGAAGTGATCGCCATCATCATCGGTGGTGACGGCCGCCTCATCCCCGCCGGAGTCAGCGTGGGGCGCGTCGCCGACCGCCTCGCGGAGGTGTTCGGCGTGCGCAAGGCGGAGGCCGCGCGGCTGTTGGGCGTGAGCGAGAGCACCGTCAGCCGCCGGACCAAGCCCAGCCCCGACGTCCTCGACCGGACCCTCGCCGCGAGCGAGGTGTTCGCCAACGTCGCCGCGGTGCTGGGTCCCGACGGTGCCCGGACCTGGTTTCGCACCCCCAGCCCGGCCTTCGATGACCACACGCCCCTCGACCTGCTCCGCACCCGCACGGGCGAGCGCCAGGTCGAGAACGTCGTCGAGTCGCTCCTCAATGGGGCCTTTCTCTGA
- a CDS encoding type IV toxin-antitoxin system AbiEi family antitoxin domain-containing protein encodes MPEALNTSLERRWATFWGRTPPERARLVTAAQLKGAGFQGVEVTRLVERGQLERVERGVYAVPSAGGSAGSHAERLAELQLHFPKTVACLESAASLLRLTAAEPLEIDLALPRRSVGWTPRAGGVHFHWMTDEVYRHGQTVDTSTGTPIRTFDAAKTVADFCARRHKLGRGTYLTILKAYLERGGPGGTPGATSPLLAAARVCRVEKVIRADLAVLRA; translated from the coding sequence ATGCCTGAAGCTTTGAACACTTCTCTCGAGCGACGTTGGGCGACGTTTTGGGGGCGGACTCCTCCCGAGCGGGCGCGCCTGGTGACCGCGGCCCAACTGAAGGGGGCGGGATTCCAGGGCGTGGAAGTCACCCGTCTGGTGGAGCGGGGCCAGCTCGAACGGGTCGAGCGTGGCGTGTACGCAGTTCCCTCGGCCGGCGGCTCCGCCGGCAGCCATGCCGAGCGCCTCGCCGAATTGCAGCTCCATTTCCCCAAGACGGTCGCCTGTCTGGAAAGCGCCGCGAGTCTCCTGCGCCTCACGGCCGCCGAGCCCCTTGAAATCGACCTCGCCCTGCCCAGGAGGAGCGTCGGCTGGACCCCCCGAGCCGGTGGCGTTCACTTCCACTGGATGACCGACGAGGTCTACCGCCACGGCCAGACCGTCGACACCAGCACCGGCACGCCCATCCGCACCTTCGACGCCGCGAAGACCGTGGCCGACTTCTGCGCCCGCCGCCACAAGCTCGGCCGCGGCACCTACCTGACCATCCTCAAAGCCTACTTGGAGCGTGGCGGACCGGGTGGCACACCGGGGGCGACCTCGCCCCTGCTCGCCGCCGCCCGGGTATGCCGGGTGGAGAAGGTCATCCGGGCCGACCTGGCGGTGCTGCGTGCCTGA
- a CDS encoding tyrosine-type recombinase/integrase, which produces MPPSADLLRRLLEQQQDEAVLDLLSPEISVKPATRKNVLSGWRILLRWLRAEGESVLNLRDPEELARAYAAWLWRTYPEAPATVNNRLTQARKLYQALQDKGLTELNPFVLVHGEVNHAHERRRVYTPEEVTRLLAHANREEQALLLLGAHAGLTGPEVRRLRFEDVHALGERIHVGARIVTCTPELQFALQAWAGARGELPLYGMRPHGLLFEEEGRPVTDAQLRAKMFELCRRAGVHYKAWHALRNSAGVKMLGEQDRRSVTEALGLGGRMALRPLVKLSGGGDARRGKKGG; this is translated from the coding sequence ATGCCCCCCTCCGCCGACCTGCTGCGGCGCCTGCTCGAGCAGCAGCAAGACGAAGCTGTTCTTGATCTGCTCTCCCCGGAGATTTCGGTCAAACCGGCGACCAGGAAGAACGTGCTGTCCGGATGGCGGATTCTCCTGCGCTGGCTGCGGGCGGAAGGGGAGAGCGTGCTCAACCTGCGGGACCCGGAGGAGTTGGCGCGGGCGTACGCGGCCTGGCTCTGGCGAACCTACCCTGAGGCGCCCGCGACGGTGAACAACAGGCTCACCCAGGCGCGCAAGCTGTATCAGGCGCTTCAGGACAAAGGCCTCACCGAGCTCAACCCCTTCGTCCTCGTCCACGGCGAGGTGAACCACGCCCATGAACGGAGGCGCGTATACACGCCGGAAGAGGTCACCCGGCTCCTCGCTCACGCGAATAGGGAAGAGCAGGCCTTGCTCCTCCTAGGGGCCCACGCCGGTCTGACGGGTCCCGAGGTTCGTCGGCTGCGGTTCGAGGACGTCCATGCGCTGGGCGAGAGGATCCACGTGGGTGCACGAATCGTTACCTGTACCCCTGAGCTCCAGTTCGCGCTTCAGGCCTGGGCCGGGGCGAGGGGGGAACTGCCGCTGTACGGGATGAGGCCCCACGGCCTGTTGTTCGAGGAGGAGGGCAGGCCCGTCACGGACGCCCAGTTGCGCGCGAAGATGTTTGAACTCTGCCGGAGGGCGGGTGTCCACTACAAGGCCTGGCACGCCTTGAGAAATTCGGCTGGGGTGAAGATGCTCGGGGAGCAGGACCGCCGGAGCGTGACGGAGGCGCTTGGCCTGGGGGGGCGGATGGCACTCCGGCCCCTGGTCAAGTTGAGTGGGGGTGGGGACGCACGGCGGGGAAAGAAGGGTGGGTGA
- a CDS encoding zinc ribbon domain-containing protein: MARHDPDRYWVQIKTPSYPAVRRLTRRLQPLAGGHTLCGPVTEAVWQVRPTTELLVLSDEELRIDGEVLHAELNHLPTHAYCALVAGSPEFSQYGHLGPLYDLVRRPAGTWTVTSFTALLEETVRAGRTGDREPRLVVPPRTYAAEWWPGETYLGLTPRGHWMLALTFRASYRPAGRTRVKVAVGLDLGLDPLTVAYDRTGESRIFPPTSLEHLRSLGRVTLSAPARRLLHHLVYASGRQDAERVIGFLNCTASHVYAERLTHRGMSPGFVHTARERAVHDHHFSHLSQLLHTSGVVFRRVPAAYTSVTCARCLERDGVEVRGRREGRRFSCPRCRRTVHADVNAGHNVLLRGLRLPPLHR; encoded by the coding sequence ATGGCCAGACACGACCCCGACCGCTACTGGGTGCAGATCAAGACGCCCAGCTACCCCGCCGTCCGGCGCCTCACGCGCCGGCTCCAACCGCTCGCCGGGGGCCACACACTCTGTGGTCCGGTGACCGAGGCCGTGTGGCAGGTCCGGCCCACGACGGAGCTCCTCGTCCTCTCCGACGAGGAGCTCCGGATCGACGGTGAGGTCCTGCACGCCGAACTCAACCACCTGCCGACCCACGCCTACTGCGCCCTGGTCGCCGGCTCGCCCGAGTTCTCCCAGTACGGCCACCTCGGCCCCCTGTACGACCTGGTGCGGCGGCCGGCCGGCACCTGGACCGTCACGTCGTTCACGGCGCTGCTGGAGGAGACGGTCCGCGCCGGGCGGACGGGAGACCGGGAGCCGCGGCTGGTGGTCCCGCCCCGGACCTACGCCGCCGAGTGGTGGCCGGGGGAGACGTACCTGGGCCTCACGCCGCGGGGACACTGGATGCTGGCCCTGACGTTCCGCGCCTCGTACCGGCCGGCCGGGCGAACCCGGGTGAAGGTGGCGGTCGGCCTCGACCTGGGCCTGGACCCCCTGACGGTGGCGTACGACCGCACGGGTGAGAGCCGCATCTTCCCCCCGACGTCGCTCGAGCACCTGCGTTCGCTGGGCCGGGTCACGCTGAGCGCCCCGGCGCGGCGCCTGCTGCACCACCTGGTGTACGCGTCGGGGCGCCAGGACGCCGAGCGCGTGATCGGCTTCCTCAACTGCACGGCCAGCCACGTCTACGCCGAGCGGCTCACCCACCGCGGGATGTCTCCCGGGTTCGTCCACACCGCCCGGGAACGCGCGGTCCACGACCACCACTTCAGCCACCTCAGCCAGCTCCTCCACACGTCGGGGGTCGTCTTCCGCCGGGTGCCGGCGGCCTACACCAGCGTGACCTGTGCGCGGTGCCTGGAGCGCGACGGCGTGGAGGTCCGGGGCCGCCGGGAGGGCCGGCGCTTCTCCTGCCCGCGGTGCCGCAGGACCGTCCACGCCGACGTCAACGCCGGCCACAACGTGCTGCTGAGGGGCCTGCGGCTCCCGCCCCTGCACCGCTGA
- a CDS encoding helix-turn-helix domain-containing protein, which translates to MPSTKRPPSADRIVFGSRLRAERHRRGLTLEDVAALADMNWSYIAGLERGERNVSIDNMSALAGALGMPLWELLRPN; encoded by the coding sequence GTGCCCAGTACCAAACGTCCTCCCAGCGCCGACCGGATCGTCTTCGGCTCGAGGCTGAGAGCCGAGCGTCATCGGCGCGGGCTGACCCTCGAGGACGTCGCCGCCCTCGCGGACATGAACTGGTCGTACATCGCGGGCCTGGAGCGGGGCGAACGCAACGTCTCGATCGACAACATGTCCGCCCTGGCGGGGGCGCTCGGGATGCCCCTCTGGGAGCTGCTGCGTCCCAACTGA
- a CDS encoding transposase has product MTQRLLDELTGRHLRGAPASTLAAWCGVTASGLRPLLKQVTEERLARPRLAAHWAAVTHLGIDELFWQGRVLCVVVNLVSGELLDILPDREKDTLRAFLTEMNSLRPGCGAPVVATDMWLPYREVLREVYGAGLSHVCDRFHVQAKVGMDLRDAVRLILPASAMRPRQLRRVNEAFVQALRSGEVRLQVEGITAREREVLATLVELAVQAAGIWRSATVEEAQGRLSDWMWQRALTQLAFRQEGRTGQPFARLEYLLQAWREEILAYFDPACALPGGRRPSSGRVESANGRLRQLLRESWHARRRPYAATARDWDEQGQYERLWVRAMHGLNVAAGPPERLSVRLRPGVPPCPCGVPAERLAVTWSYQAALWDRPAGPHHVRAVAETAATRCPECRRRGRLRVDVQHGMTRALQADLREWRREGLSLRTLHRMTGVSAGRLRAATERALGAPAVRPPGLIGLQRWRWRGRDRWVVTDPEQGTLVDLLEGPEEDDFGAVVAELREWLTLAHRRGTTHVMVGDLAWAGHLPGPLTGLADRFTVMTAAHRALREVLWRVTMSLPVAARRAPELHRHRFVVLANPDRYRRLEDHLARPELLAKRSVLQHRFQAVQVATALVDELRTLFALTDEDALREALDTWLEQVDLHRTVEDTVVGARSLRFGFRDAAALLEEYRDAVVGGLHLQAARGLSLGASRRLLRSLNEHPAAAQGDFEFLRRSALYTLGGRP; this is encoded by the coding sequence ATGACCCAGCGTCTGCTGGATGAACTGACGGGACGTCACCTGCGCGGTGCTCCCGCGAGCACGCTGGCGGCCTGGTGCGGCGTGACCGCGTCCGGGCTGCGCCCGCTGCTCAAACAGGTGACCGAGGAGAGGCTGGCCCGGCCCCGGCTGGCCGCACACTGGGCGGCCGTGACCCACCTGGGAATCGACGAGCTGTTCTGGCAGGGCCGGGTGTTGTGCGTGGTCGTCAACCTGGTGAGCGGTGAGCTGCTGGACATCCTGCCCGACCGCGAGAAGGACACGCTCAGGGCGTTCCTGACCGAGATGAACAGCCTGCGGCCGGGCTGCGGGGCCCCGGTGGTCGCGACCGACATGTGGCTGCCGTACCGGGAGGTGCTGCGCGAGGTCTATGGCGCCGGCTTGAGTCACGTTTGCGATCGATTTCACGTCCAGGCCAAGGTGGGGATGGACCTGAGGGACGCGGTCCGTCTCATTCTCCCGGCGTCGGCCATGCGGCCCAGGCAACTGCGTCGGGTCAACGAGGCGTTCGTGCAGGCGCTGCGGTCAGGTGAGGTTCGCCTCCAGGTCGAGGGGATCACGGCGCGGGAACGCGAGGTGCTCGCCACCCTCGTGGAGCTGGCGGTGCAGGCGGCCGGGATCTGGCGAAGCGCCACGGTCGAGGAGGCCCAGGGGCGGCTGTCGGACTGGATGTGGCAGCGCGCCCTGACCCAGCTGGCGTTCCGACAGGAGGGACGAACCGGGCAGCCGTTCGCACGCCTGGAATATCTGCTGCAGGCGTGGCGTGAGGAAATCCTGGCGTACTTTGATCCCGCGTGCGCATTGCCGGGCGGCAGGCGGCCGTCCTCGGGCCGGGTGGAGAGTGCCAACGGGCGCCTGCGCCAACTGCTGCGGGAGAGCTGGCACGCGCGGCGACGCCCCTACGCGGCGACCGCCCGGGACTGGGACGAGCAGGGCCAGTACGAGCGGCTGTGGGTCAGGGCGATGCACGGGCTCAATGTGGCGGCCGGGCCCCCTGAACGGCTGTCCGTCCGGCTGCGGCCGGGCGTTCCCCCCTGCCCGTGCGGTGTGCCCGCCGAGCGCCTGGCGGTCACCTGGTCCTATCAGGCCGCGCTGTGGGACCGTCCCGCCGGACCACATCACGTCCGCGCCGTGGCGGAGACGGCCGCCACCCGGTGCCCGGAGTGCCGCCGCCGAGGCCGGCTGCGGGTCGACGTCCAGCACGGGATGACGCGGGCCCTGCAGGCGGACCTCCGGGAGTGGCGCCGGGAAGGGCTCAGCCTGCGGACCCTGCACCGCATGACCGGCGTCTCGGCCGGGCGGCTGCGGGCGGCGACCGAGAGGGCCCTGGGGGCGCCGGCCGTGAGGCCCCCGGGGCTGATCGGCCTGCAACGCTGGCGGTGGCGGGGCCGCGACCGGTGGGTCGTCACCGATCCGGAGCAGGGGACCCTGGTCGACCTGCTCGAGGGGCCGGAGGAGGACGATTTCGGCGCGGTGGTGGCTGAGCTGCGGGAGTGGCTGACCCTCGCCCACCGCCGGGGCACCACCCACGTGATGGTGGGGGACCTGGCCTGGGCCGGCCACCTGCCGGGTCCCCTGACCGGCCTGGCCGACCGGTTCACGGTGATGACCGCGGCCCACCGGGCGCTGCGCGAGGTCCTGTGGCGCGTGACCATGTCCCTCCCCGTCGCGGCCCGGCGGGCGCCGGAACTGCACCGGCACCGGTTCGTCGTGCTGGCCAATCCGGACCGCTACCGGCGGCTGGAGGACCACCTCGCCCGACCGGAGCTGCTGGCGAAGCGGTCGGTCCTCCAGCACCGGTTCCAGGCCGTGCAGGTGGCGACGGCGCTCGTCGACGAGCTGCGGACGCTGTTCGCCCTGACCGACGAGGACGCGCTGCGCGAAGCGCTCGACACCTGGCTGGAACAGGTCGACCTCCACCGGACCGTCGAGGACACGGTGGTGGGGGCCAGGAGCCTGCGGTTCGGGTTCCGGGACGCGGCGGCGCTGCTGGAGGAGTACCGGGACGCCGTGGTGGGGGGGCTGCACCTGCAAGCGGCCCGCGGCCTCAGCCTGGGGGCGTCGCGCCGGTTGCTCCGGAGCCTGAACGAACATCCGGCCGCGGCCCAGGGCGACTTCGAGTTTCTGAGACGTTCTGCCCTGTACACCCTGGGGGGCCGCCCGTGA
- a CDS encoding RES family NAD+ phosphorylase, with amino-acid sequence MRVYRLSHRLALQRNPHPFIPTPGQARWNSAGVRVAYTSEHPALVAMEILAYWHNYPTLSGYRLFSLTLPDGSVEHVPTTIDIHDYAQTRPFGDLWVREARSLALAVPSVVVPLSTNYLINPAHAGFANLTYTDHGEFAYDGRVQNLLATAQTHKGPGGQERE; translated from the coding sequence CTGAGGGTCTACCGGCTCTCCCACCGGCTGGCCCTGCAGAGGAACCCGCACCCGTTCATCCCCACGCCGGGCCAAGCGCGCTGGAACAGCGCCGGCGTCCGGGTCGCCTACACCTCGGAACATCCCGCGCTTGTGGCGATGGAGATTCTGGCGTACTGGCACAACTACCCGACCCTCAGCGGGTACAGGCTGTTCAGCCTCACGCTTCCCGACGGCAGCGTCGAACACGTGCCGACGACCATCGACATCCACGACTACGCACAAACGAGGCCTTTCGGCGATCTCTGGGTTCGGGAGGCGCGCAGCCTGGCCCTGGCCGTCCCCAGCGTCGTCGTCCCGCTCAGCACCAACTACCTTATCAATCCGGCGCATGCCGGCTTCGCAAACCTGACCTACACGGATCACGGCGAGTTCGCGTACGACGGCCGTGTTCAGAACCTGTTGGCGACCGCCCAGACGCACAAGGGTCCAGGGGGCCAGGAGCGCGAGTAA
- a CDS encoding UvrD-helicase domain-containing protein encodes MKGPPLSGAQEAVRVAPTVRRMHVGAVAGAGKTRVLLDRVRYLVGQGVEARRIWFVAFSRAARGELERRLRREGLHCRPQTLHALCLAQLGGKRRVEVLEDRHPAWKAVVAELELVHTRFDRPLTRVLEQVWQVPPEQLDPARRRLREDAGRRLRALDAAAGRRHLTFAGLLAEVRARWGRDPRSLDALRAQFDHLIVDEVQDISPLQAELVERLAGDLPLLTVGDRDQSIFGFQGATPDVFDGFAARADRGHVLDVTYRSPAQHVLAAEALTGRVMVPAAGFRGSLAVYRMDRSADLIEGLVTVVGGMAETATTAPVAVLAATNEEVGAVTGWLREAHLVVRASSERDRVSDPYCRDVLWPVAQYLARRADPRGPHPLLALAPTDDADERDLLHAAWRTGRTVSEVRRVLANPRLGELLGVWEHLQDWRGSLTELPDMLRTVLPIPCSDVARHHCLRAEDAQDLCNRLGAQVPEGGVQVVVSTIHGAKGLEWPQVVLYDGGQAQGRDPRTPEEEQEAVRLRYVAVTRSTRDLVALLHRDCHPAYDRMFAPEVLGRIRRLEELFGEGPAGHLDETRVAADLAASAPVLRYLREFPAHLPPERRRRLDAVLGRDPGEDRPPSTPPRVRRIPLVGRPARPEAD; translated from the coding sequence GTGAAGGGGCCCCCGTTAAGCGGCGCCCAGGAGGCGGTGCGCGTCGCCCCCACCGTCCGCCGCATGCATGTCGGGGCGGTGGCCGGGGCGGGCAAGACGCGGGTGCTGCTCGACCGGGTCCGGTACCTGGTCGGTCAGGGTGTGGAGGCGCGGCGCATCTGGTTCGTGGCGTTCAGTCGGGCCGCCCGGGGCGAACTGGAACGGCGCCTGAGGCGGGAGGGCCTGCACTGCCGGCCGCAGACCCTTCACGCCCTGTGCCTCGCTCAGCTCGGGGGCAAGCGGCGGGTCGAGGTCCTCGAGGACCGGCATCCCGCCTGGAAGGCCGTCGTCGCGGAACTGGAGCTCGTGCACACCAGGTTCGATCGGCCCCTGACCCGCGTCCTGGAGCAGGTGTGGCAGGTGCCGCCGGAGCAGCTCGACCCCGCCCGGCGGCGCCTGCGCGAGGACGCCGGGCGGCGGCTGCGCGCGTTGGACGCGGCCGCCGGGCGCCGGCACCTCACCTTCGCCGGGCTGCTCGCGGAGGTGCGCGCGCGGTGGGGCCGCGATCCGCGGAGCCTGGACGCCCTGCGGGCCCAGTTCGACCACCTCATCGTCGACGAGGTCCAGGACATCTCGCCCCTCCAGGCCGAGCTGGTCGAGCGGCTGGCGGGCGACCTGCCGCTCCTGACCGTCGGGGATCGCGACCAGTCCATCTTCGGTTTTCAGGGCGCCACGCCGGACGTGTTCGACGGGTTCGCCGCCCGCGCCGACCGAGGTCACGTGCTGGACGTCACCTACCGCTCCCCGGCGCAGCACGTCCTGGCCGCGGAGGCGCTCACCGGGCGGGTCATGGTCCCTGCGGCCGGCTTCCGCGGCTCCCTGGCCGTGTACCGCATGGACAGGTCGGCCGACCTGATCGAGGGGCTGGTCACGGTGGTCGGGGGCATGGCCGAGACGGCCACGACCGCCCCCGTGGCCGTGCTGGCGGCGACCAACGAGGAGGTCGGCGCCGTAACGGGCTGGTTGCGGGAGGCGCACCTGGTGGTGAGGGCGTCCAGCGAGCGGGACCGGGTGTCCGACCCGTACTGCCGGGACGTCCTGTGGCCGGTGGCCCAGTACCTGGCGCGGCGGGCGGACCCGCGGGGACCCCACCCGCTGCTCGCCCTGGCGCCGACCGACGACGCGGACGAGCGGGACCTGCTGCACGCGGCCTGGCGAACCGGCCGGACCGTGAGCGAGGTCCGGCGGGTGCTCGCGAATCCCCGCCTGGGGGAGCTCCTGGGGGTCTGGGAGCACCTGCAGGACTGGCGGGGTTCCCTGACGGAGCTGCCCGATATGTTGCGGACGGTCCTGCCCATCCCGTGCAGCGACGTGGCCCGCCATCACTGCCTGCGCGCCGAGGACGCTCAGGACCTGTGCAACCGGCTCGGCGCGCAGGTGCCCGAGGGGGGCGTGCAGGTGGTCGTCAGCACCATCCACGGGGCCAAGGGCCTCGAGTGGCCGCAGGTGGTCCTGTACGACGGTGGGCAGGCCCAGGGCCGGGACCCCCGGACCCCCGAGGAGGAGCAGGAGGCCGTCCGGCTGCGCTATGTGGCGGTCACGCGCTCCACCCGGGACCTGGTGGCCCTGCTGCACCGCGACTGCCACCCGGCGTACGACCGCATGTTCGCCCCGGAGGTGCTGGGCCGGATCCGCCGTCTCGAGGAACTTTTCGGCGAAGGCCCGGCAGGGCACCTGGACGAGACCCGAGTCGCCGCCGACCTGGCCGCGTCCGCGCCGGTCCTGCGCTACCTGCGGGAGTTCCCGGCACACCTCCCTCCCGAGAGGCGGCGGCGGCTGGACGCGGTCCTGGGCCGTGACCCGGGGGAGGACCGTCCCCCATCCACGCCCCCGCGGGTCAGGCGGATTCCGCTGGTCGGGAGGCCGGCGCGGCCAGAGGCGGATTGA
- a CDS encoding ATP-binding protein: protein MFERHLLAELQATLADTPVTLLTGARQVGKSTLAQAVVPPSRRFTLDDLSVQSSARADPVGFVESLPDGCLIDEIQRVPDLLLPIKASVDRDRRPGRFLLTGSANVLTLPQVADSLAGRLGLLHLWPLSQGELGGQREDFPATLFGDGPLEGETPADLTGRVLRGGYPEAALRASDRRRDAWFADYLRTLIERDVRDLSRIAGLTELPRLLALLAARTGNLLNFSDLARDAGLNNVTATRYHDLLRALYLVDPLPAWAVNVSKRVIRAPKVTFPDTGLAAHLLGMTAARLEGDRSLFGALLENFVVGEVRRQLGWSEVAAQAFHYRTAGGQEVDLLLGHRDGRIAGVEVKAARTVTSGDFRGLRALQEELGARFHRGVLLYTGDAAIPFGDRFSAVPVGTLWQSRGPQ from the coding sequence ATGTTTGAGCGACATCTCTTGGCAGAGCTGCAGGCGACCCTGGCGGACACTCCGGTGACCCTGCTCACCGGGGCGCGGCAGGTGGGAAAGAGCACCCTGGCCCAGGCCGTCGTGCCCCCCTCCCGGCGCTTCACCCTGGACGACCTGAGCGTGCAGTCCAGCGCCCGGGCCGACCCGGTGGGGTTCGTCGAGAGCCTGCCGGACGGCTGTCTGATCGACGAGATTCAGCGTGTTCCCGACCTCCTGCTCCCCATCAAGGCGAGCGTGGACCGCGATCGCCGCCCGGGCCGCTTCCTGCTGACGGGCAGCGCCAACGTCCTCACCCTGCCGCAGGTGGCCGACTCCCTCGCTGGCCGCCTCGGGCTGCTCCACCTGTGGCCTCTTTCCCAGGGGGAGCTGGGCGGGCAGCGGGAGGACTTTCCGGCTACCCTGTTCGGCGACGGGCCCCTGGAGGGCGAGACCCCGGCGGACCTGACCGGGCGCGTCCTGCGCGGCGGCTACCCGGAGGCCGCCCTGCGGGCGAGCGACCGGCGCCGCGACGCCTGGTTCGCCGACTACCTGCGGACGCTGATCGAACGCGACGTCCGGGACCTGAGCCGCATCGCCGGGCTGACCGAGCTGCCCCGCCTGCTGGCCCTGCTCGCTGCCCGCACAGGCAACCTGCTCAACTTCAGCGACCTGGCCCGGGACGCGGGCCTGAACAACGTCACGGCGACGCGCTACCACGACCTGCTCCGCGCCCTGTATCTGGTCGATCCCCTCCCGGCCTGGGCCGTCAACGTGAGCAAGCGCGTGATCCGCGCTCCCAAGGTCACCTTTCCGGACACCGGCCTGGCCGCCCACCTGCTCGGCATGACGGCCGCGCGGCTGGAGGGTGACCGTTCCCTCTTCGGGGCGCTGCTGGAGAACTTCGTGGTGGGGGAGGTGCGGCGGCAACTGGGCTGGAGCGAGGTGGCGGCCCAGGCCTTTCACTACCGCACGGCGGGGGGACAGGAGGTGGACCTGCTGCTCGGGCACCGGGACGGCCGGATCGCGGGTGTCGAGGTCAAGGCGGCGCGGACGGTGACGTCCGGCGACTTCCGCGGCCTGCGGGCCTTGCAGGAAGAACTTGGCGCCCGCTTCCACCGGGGCGTGCTGCTGTACACAGGTGACGCCGCCATTCCGTTCGGGGACAGGTTCTCCGCCGTCCCGGTGGGCACACTGTGGCAGAGCCGAGGACCCCAGTAA
- a CDS encoding EVE domain-containing protein: protein MQEETTAPATWIFQANPREYDIAASLATERVELWNLRQHASKVKVGDRVLVWISGRESGIYAVGEVISAPVDQPDSTVGRQYWKSAGGHQVWPRVEVRYSRVLLDRPLYKKYLEFDVALNRLAILRQPRGTNFAVTADEWEALNSWLSS, encoded by the coding sequence GTGCAGGAGGAGACGACGGCGCCAGCCACCTGGATTTTTCAGGCCAACCCCCGGGAGTACGACATCGCCGCGTCGCTGGCCACCGAGCGGGTGGAGCTGTGGAACCTTCGCCAGCACGCGTCCAAGGTCAAGGTGGGCGACCGCGTGCTGGTGTGGATCTCGGGCCGGGAGTCTGGCATCTACGCGGTAGGTGAGGTGATCAGCGCCCCGGTGGACCAGCCGGACTCTACCGTGGGGCGGCAGTACTGGAAGTCCGCGGGCGGCCACCAGGTCTGGCCGCGCGTCGAGGTGCGCTACAGCCGGGTGCTGCTCGACCGTCCCCTGTACAAGAAGTACCTGGAGTTCGATGTGGCGCTGAACAGGCTGGCGATTCTTCGTCAGCCCCGGGGCACGAACTTCGCCGTGACGGCAGACGAGTGGGAGGCCTTGAACAGTTGGTTGTCGAGCTAG